CCATGTATCACATCAGCAATTTGGCCTACAGCATACGCAGTAACATGGAGGACAACGCCAGCAACAACTCTGATGGTGAGGAAGAGAATCTGGCTCTGAAGCGTTTGGAGGCTGACCTAAGCACCGAACTAAAATCCCCCGACGGCACCAAGTGCGATCTCTTCTCGGAGATTCATTTGAATGAATTAAAGAAATTGGAGAAGCAGCTGGAAAGCATGGAGAGCGAGAAGACCCACCTGACGGCGAATTTAAGGGAGGCGCAGACCAGTCTGGACAAGTCACAAAACGAGCTGCAAAACTTCATGTCTCGATTGGCTCTTCTTGCGGCCCATGTCGATGCTCTCGTTCAGCTAAAGAAGCAGATCGACGTAAAGGAGCAGGGCAAGGACGGCGACCAGAAAAAGGATGAGTTGGAGCAGCAACTACGGGCTCTGATCTCGCAATATGCCAACTGGTTCACGCTCTCAGCGAAGGAGATTGATGGCCTTAAGACTGACATTGCCGAGTTACAGAAGGGCCTGAACTACACGGACGCCACCACAACGCTGCGCAATGAGGTGACCAACCTGAAGAACAAGCTCCTGGCCACGGAGCAAAAGTCACTCGATTTGCAGAGCGATGTTCAAACCCTCACGCACATCTCGCAAAACGCTGGCCAAAGTCTGGGCTCAGCCCGTAGTACTTTGGTGGCTTTAAGCGACGATTTGGCCCAGTTGTATCACCTAGTGTGCACCGTCAATGGAGAAACACCAACGCGTGTCCTGCTCGATCACAAGAGCGATGATATGaggtaattattattattagtatttaACTACTGATTTCTTATCGAATATTTCGCCGGTCACATTACAGTTTCGAAAACGATTCGCTGACTGCCATCCAGTCGCAATTCAAATCAGATGTTTTCATTGCCAAGCCCCAGATCGTCGAAGATCTGCAAGGCCTGGCAGATTCCGTGGAGATCAAGAAGTACGTGGATACAGTCAGCGATCAAATCAAGTATCTGAAGACAGCTGTGGAGCATACTATCGATCTGAACAAACACAAAGTGCGCGTCGAGGGTGGCGATGGTAAGTTGATGCCGCAAAGCAATCTAAACCGctattaaaatcattacttTTCAGCTTTGGAGAAGGTCAATACCGAGGAGATGGAGGAATTGCAGGAACAGATAGTCAAGCTGAAGAGCCTTTTGTCCGTAAAGCGCGAGCAGATCGGAACACTGCGCAACGTGCTCAagtcaaacaaacaaaccgCCGAGGTGGCCCTCACCAATCTCAAGTCCAAGTACGAGAACGAGAAGATCATTGTCAGCGACACCATGTCCAAGCTGCGTAATGAGCTCAGGCTGCTTAAGGAGGATGCAGCTACTTTCTCAAGTAAGTATAGGACATATTTGTATACATGCAGAAAAGATGTAACATACtgcatattattttgtatgtaTCTAATCCATTTGCCCTTTTTTTAAGGTCTGCGTGCCATGTTCGCCGCTCGCTGCGAGGAGTATGTGACCCAGGTGGATGATCTCAACCGCCAGCTGGAGGCTGCTGAGGAAGAGAAGAAGACTCTTAACCAGTTACTGCGCCTGGCTGTCCAGCAGAAGCTGGCACTGACCCAGCGACTAGAGGAGATGGAAATGGATCGGTGGGTGCACTTGGGTCGTTAAAAGTCAGCTGCATCACCACCCCCAGTCACAAGCAACCCATGTTCATCCTTTTCTCGATTAGGGCTCCTTATTTCCCTATCTTGTCCCTGAAATCCCTTTGAGAGTCCAGCAATTGGTAAGCCCCTGCAAGTGGCAGACAATTTGTTGCATGCTCGCCCGCCTGCTAACCTGCTGCTGGAATCCGCCTAACCTCAtgggaaaccgctgtgcgctGATCAATAGTCTAATATGATAATATATAAGCTTGATcgattaaatttgaactgccaaCTAACAATTATCCCGTATTCACTCCCAACAGCGAAATGCGTCACGTACGTCGCCCGATGCCCGCCCAGCGCGGCACAAGCGGAAAGTCATCCTTCAGCACCAGGCCCTCGAGCAGAAATCCAGCGAGCAGCAACGCCAACCCATTCTAACATAAGATCAGCGTGCAGCGTAAacttttggctttggtttaTACTTTGCTTAAGTTGTAAATTTGTTGGAGTTCCTgcggaaagagagagagatttTCACAATCACAAGATATACTGCAAACGTATTTTAGAACGAAGCTGTATGCATGCTCTATCCAACTACTATAACTATGTttgtttgtattgtatttgtatttattgaaaGTTTAGTTAGACGAAAGTTTTGTGTTAGACAAGGAAGCAGCAAACGGTTATTTACGGTTAGTTACTTAAACgtccaattaatttaattaaaaaaactttaaggaaaatattaaatgataaCGTAACGAAATGTATTTTTCTATAAACAAATGACGTACTTTAAAGGCGTCTAAATTTGGTTCGATCTGAGTTTTGTTAACTTTCGCGttgattatttaatttttgttacaACGCTGTGCGCAAGCGAAAAATTTGAACAAAAGATATTGATATTGGCAACTGAACCATGTATTAATTGGCCAGACCGATAACCGAGAGTATTTTTCCATGGCCCAGTTCAAACTAAGCGGCCCCTTAATGTACGTAAGGAACGAGAGACCAGATTTTCGGTCGAAATGTATATTACCGATGGTTTGCAGCCATTGAACTTAGGGTAGCAACAGGCTACGTCTCAAAGACGATTCTAAATgatgatttttgtatttattgaaCGGCATTTGGCCGCACTGAAATGAAGAAATTGTaggaaattaattataatttgcaatggagaaaaaaaaaactaagtttTTGCGGTTTATTTAGCATTAATTGCAGACATAACTTATGATTTGtgcattattatttaaacaattaataaattgcAATTCAACACGAgtaagatttttatttgtatttttttatatttatttaaggggATTTCCATTCAATGCCCTAAAAATTAAAGGTCATCACaccaaaatatattaatatatctaCAGAAACTCTTAAGGTATCTTAATACACAAAATTGAACGGGATTTCCTTAAAGGAATTTATTTAGCCAACAGACCATAATTTGCTTTAGAGTCCTTAGGTCCCATCATTATTTAATCAGCAAATTAACCATTTTGTTTCGCCTAGCCTTAAAACAATgcattgtttaaataaaaaataaataccatggTGATTACCAGCAGCTTAACCAACATACAAATAGCAAGACAAGCGTTAAAGTTTAAATAGATATTATTATCGTAGCTAATTGAACACGAAAGTAGTGACTACAGCCAGAGCACATTCTGTAGTGGTATTTAAATTACTAAACCTCCAAACCCcttaaagaaaaagaaactttCAACCTGGTTGCTTCTTTTTGGATTTTCGATGTTTTTGTTGTCAATCGGAAGAGATCGATATTCTACAtgaaatttatatatacaagATCGTATATTGTGTAAATTACCGAgccattaaattgaatttatattaaaataaacacaGATATACACACAGAGACACACATGCTGATACACACAACGTCCATTCATGAATTCACGTATTAACTCCATAGAGTTGCCTATAGAAACTATGCAGTATGTCAGAACAGCAAGGAAAAGCACTCTAAttaattgtaaatatatttatatacaca
The genomic region above belongs to Drosophila takahashii strain IR98-3 E-12201 chromosome 2L, DtakHiC1v2, whole genome shotgun sequence and contains:
- the BicD gene encoding protein bicaudal D, with amino-acid sequence MSSPSNTDNGASQGQSVQDLQMEVERLTRELDQVSSASAQSAQYGLSLLEEKSALQHKCEELETLYDNTRHELDITQEALTKFQTSQKVTNKTGIEQEDALLNESAARETSLNLQIFDLENELKQLRHELERVRNERDRMLQENSDFGRDKSDNEADRLRLKSELKDLKFRETRMLSEYSELEEENISLQKQVSNLRSSQVEFEGAKHEIRRLTEEVELLNQQVDELANLKKIAEKQMEEALEALQGEREAKYALKKELDGHLNRESMYHISNLAYSIRSNMEDNASNNSDGEEENLALKRLEADLSTELKSPDGTKCDLFSEIHLNELKKLEKQLESMESEKTHLTANLREAQTSLDKSQNELQNFMSRLALLAAHVDALVQLKKQIDVKEQGKDGDQKKDELEQQLRALISQYANWFTLSAKEIDGLKTDIAELQKGLNYTDATTTLRNEVTNLKNKLLATEQKSLDLQSDVQTLTHISQNAGQSLGSARSTLVALSDDLAQLYHLVCTVNGETPTRVLLDHKSDDMSFENDSLTAIQSQFKSDVFIAKPQIVEDLQGLADSVEIKKYVDTVSDQIKYLKTAVEHTIDLNKHKVRVEGGDALEKVNTEEMEELQEQIVKLKSLLSVKREQIGTLRNVLKSNKQTAEVALTNLKSKYENEKIIVSDTMSKLRNELRLLKEDAATFSSLRAMFAARCEEYVTQVDDLNRQLEAAEEEKKTLNQLLRLAVQQKLALTQRLEEMEMDREMRHVRRPMPAQRGTSGKSSFSTRPSSRNPASSNANPF